In Chryseobacterium oranimense, a single window of DNA contains:
- a CDS encoding serine aminopeptidase domain-containing protein — protein sequence MEKLELITKDRVPLAVHLFRPEKSNGKLLLINSATGVKQQVYFSFAHFFSEHGFTVITYDYRGIGLSKPEKMKGFRASMRIWGSEDYKTLTRFIKTEFSEYKKYCLGHSVGALILGMNEDSTMFDEFIFVGTQNAFVGNLKPGTKVEAYLGFGIVQPLTTRLLGYFPANWFGLGESLPKNCAYDWRTLILNRKSTNRLLEKIDDYSKKLTQKVFVIRAEDDVWLTEKGVLSLLNNTYPNLRPSYRLVKTSESEKKEIGHVNFFRSYNKKLWNIILNELTDK from the coding sequence ATGGAAAAACTGGAACTTATTACAAAAGACCGTGTACCTCTGGCGGTTCATCTTTTCAGGCCTGAAAAAAGCAATGGGAAACTGCTACTGATTAATTCTGCAACAGGGGTAAAGCAGCAGGTTTATTTCTCATTTGCTCATTTCTTTTCAGAACATGGCTTTACGGTTATTACTTATGATTACCGTGGAATTGGACTTTCAAAACCGGAAAAAATGAAAGGTTTCAGAGCTTCTATGAGGATCTGGGGTTCGGAAGATTATAAAACACTGACCCGGTTTATCAAAACAGAATTTTCTGAATATAAAAAATACTGCCTGGGACATTCGGTTGGTGCATTGATTCTTGGGATGAATGAAGATTCCACCATGTTTGATGAATTTATTTTCGTGGGAACCCAGAATGCATTTGTCGGAAATTTAAAACCGGGGACCAAAGTTGAAGCCTATCTTGGGTTTGGAATTGTTCAGCCTTTAACCACCAGATTATTAGGTTATTTCCCGGCAAATTGGTTTGGATTGGGAGAAAGTCTTCCAAAAAATTGTGCATATGACTGGAGAACCTTAATTTTAAACAGGAAATCAACCAACAGACTGTTGGAGAAAATTGATGACTATTCTAAAAAATTGACACAAAAAGTGTTTGTGATCCGGGCAGAAGATGATGTGTGGCTTACAGAAAAAGGAGTATTAAGCCTTTTGAACAATACTTATCCCAACCTCAGACCTTCCTACAGGCTCGTAAAAACATCTGAATCCGAAAAAAAAGAAATCGGGCACGTCAATTTTTTTAGAAGTTATAATAAGAAACTCTGGAATATTATTTTAAACGAACTGACGGATAAATGA
- a CDS encoding HD domain-containing protein: protein MKSTIENTVEFVKEKLKGAEAGHDWYHIERVWKLSKKIAATENCSQEVVELSALLHDIADPKFHNGDETIAPKIAGEFLESQNVPEDIIEKVLFIIKNISFKNRGEMPAELPVELKIVQDADRIDAIGAIGIGRTFNFGGFKNNLMYDPEIQPSLNMSKDEYKKSNGTTINHFYEKLLLLKDLMNTQKGKDLAQERHDYMLGFLDQFYKEWNVD from the coding sequence ATGAAAAGTACGATCGAAAACACTGTAGAATTTGTAAAAGAAAAGTTAAAAGGTGCTGAAGCAGGGCACGATTGGTACCATATTGAAAGGGTATGGAAATTGTCAAAAAAAATTGCGGCAACGGAAAACTGCAGCCAGGAAGTGGTAGAACTTTCCGCATTGCTGCATGATATTGCTGATCCTAAATTTCACAACGGTGACGAAACTATTGCTCCGAAAATAGCGGGAGAATTCCTGGAAAGTCAGAATGTTCCGGAAGATATAATAGAAAAGGTATTATTTATCATTAAAAATATTTCTTTTAAAAACAGAGGCGAAATGCCTGCTGAGCTTCCTGTTGAGCTTAAGATCGTGCAGGATGCCGACCGGATAGATGCTATTGGCGCTATTGGAATAGGAAGAACATTCAATTTCGGAGGTTTTAAAAATAACCTGATGTATGATCCTGAAATTCAGCCAAGCCTGAATATGTCCAAAGATGAATACAAGAAATCTAACGGGACCACCATCAATCATTTCTACGAAAAATTACTGCTTTTAAAAGACCTTATGAATACTCAAAAAGGGAAGGATCTGGCCCAGGAAAGGCACGATTATATGCTGGGATTTCTTGACCAGTTCTACAAAGAATGGAATGTGGATTAA
- a CDS encoding DUF4241 domain-containing protein yields the protein MTHIDNIKKLFSKNFVESPLLESFEVGKLYLSSGKLVACDPLITNDMLPFSTEFPKGNFSVLLHKERESNCVAYAEVIFSSEAIEEWKMAVTEGQDVKDLAEEEVFGYPVESGMGCLMDVDTQNSLNELEKKLYHSKGADFMGIYEEFFHEYFFDEKGAIDQYAFLKPADEHPGTIFAFETGYGEGFYASYIAYDKDHKPVKIITEFIEIS from the coding sequence ATGACACACATAGACAACATAAAAAAACTATTCTCAAAAAACTTTGTGGAAAGCCCGTTATTGGAAAGCTTTGAAGTTGGGAAACTCTATCTTTCGAGCGGAAAGCTGGTAGCCTGTGATCCTCTCATTACGAACGATATGCTTCCGTTTTCTACAGAATTTCCGAAAGGGAATTTTTCTGTTTTGCTGCATAAAGAAAGAGAAAGCAACTGTGTAGCCTATGCAGAGGTTATTTTCAGCAGTGAGGCAATTGAAGAATGGAAAATGGCGGTCACAGAAGGGCAGGATGTAAAGGACCTGGCGGAAGAAGAAGTTTTCGGATACCCGGTAGAAAGTGGAATGGGATGCCTGATGGATGTGGATACCCAGAACAGCCTTAATGAACTTGAGAAAAAGCTATACCATAGCAAAGGCGCAGATTTCATGGGAATCTATGAAGAATTTTTTCATGAATATTTCTTTGATGAGAAAGGAGCTATAGATCAGTATGCGTTTCTGAAGCCGGCAGATGAACATCCCGGAACTATTTTTGCCTTTGAAACAGGTTACGGAGAAGGTTTTTACGCCTCTTATATTGCTTATGACAAAGATCACAAACCTGTGAAGATAATTACAGAATTTATTGAAATAAGTTAA
- a CDS encoding DUF72 domain-containing protein: MKFGQVEDPSKIDFTLPKDHSRTKEILSQNKKGFENISIGCAKWNKTDLKGFYPKGTKDELTYYAKQFNSIELNATFYGMPTPEQVAVWKEKTPDDFKFFPKITNTVSHFRRLIDVTEPVTHFASAVMNFDQKLGMAFLQLHDNFKPKDYDRLEKFVKDWPKEVPLAIELRNTEWFTDEEIFNTTCELFEAHHITNIIVDTAGRRDMLHMRLTTPNAFIRYVGANAESDYERLDDWMKRLTKWKKEGLQNAYFFVHQNIEKASPLLSAYFIKKMNEEWKTDLHIPQMASDNNGTLF; this comes from the coding sequence ATGAAATTCGGCCAAGTAGAAGACCCGTCAAAAATAGATTTCACCCTTCCCAAAGATCATTCAAGAACTAAGGAAATTTTAAGTCAGAATAAAAAAGGGTTTGAAAATATTTCTATAGGATGTGCAAAATGGAACAAAACAGACCTGAAAGGATTTTATCCTAAGGGAACTAAAGACGAACTGACCTATTATGCCAAACAGTTTAATTCTATAGAACTGAACGCTACCTTTTACGGAATGCCTACTCCTGAGCAGGTGGCTGTATGGAAAGAAAAAACTCCGGATGACTTTAAATTTTTCCCGAAAATCACCAACACGGTTTCCCATTTCAGAAGGCTGATTGACGTTACCGAACCGGTTACCCATTTTGCATCAGCTGTAATGAATTTTGATCAGAAACTCGGAATGGCTTTTCTGCAGCTTCATGATAATTTCAAACCTAAAGATTATGACAGGCTGGAGAAATTCGTGAAAGACTGGCCCAAAGAAGTTCCGCTTGCTATTGAGCTTCGTAATACGGAATGGTTTACCGATGAAGAGATCTTCAATACAACCTGCGAGCTTTTTGAAGCCCATCATATTACCAATATTATAGTAGATACTGCCGGAAGAAGGGATATGCTTCATATGCGCCTTACTACCCCCAATGCATTTATAAGATACGTAGGGGCCAATGCCGAAAGCGACTATGAAAGACTGGATGACTGGATGAAACGCCTGACAAAATGGAAAAAAGAAGGCCTTCAGAACGCCTACTTCTTTGTTCATCAGAATATTGAGAAAGCATCTCCTCTATTATCTGCCTATTTTATTAAAAAGATGAATGAAGAATGGAAAACAGATCTTCATATTCCGCAAATGGCTTCCGATAATAATGGAACGCTGTTTTAG
- a CDS encoding ribokinase, which yields MNFSSEQPKIIVVGSSSIDLVLETEKIPHSNETVLAVNSDSYFGGKGANQAVGAARLGASVYFIGCVGMDPLGQQIMRNLVGEGVNVGFVHETDAESTGTAYVTTSNGNAAIVVVPAANKHLSIQHVEDADRYFHSVDLILVQLEVAMEVVEYTIRKAKKYGKKVGLYASPAMRISEDIIDNVDFIVTKSSELHTVFGEEKREEILKKYFNKVFVRDDTNSTIYFDGTEMKYYRNDKDKTVYKMGMGDAFTSGFAIALCHGNSIEDCVKFGNEVSSRVSGGKGSQTGLPRMSDFFS from the coding sequence ATGAACTTCTCATCAGAACAACCCAAAATTATTGTTGTAGGTAGCTCTTCAATCGATCTGGTTTTAGAGACTGAAAAAATTCCCCATTCCAATGAAACGGTTTTAGCCGTTAATTCAGATAGCTATTTTGGCGGTAAAGGAGCCAACCAGGCGGTAGGTGCTGCCAGACTTGGAGCAAGCGTCTATTTTATCGGATGTGTCGGGATGGATCCTCTTGGTCAGCAGATCATGAGAAATCTCGTAGGTGAGGGTGTCAATGTAGGTTTTGTCCATGAAACGGATGCAGAATCTACCGGGACAGCATATGTAACAACCAGCAACGGGAACGCAGCAATTGTTGTAGTTCCTGCAGCAAACAAACATCTTAGTATACAGCATGTGGAAGATGCAGACCGCTATTTTCACAGTGTAGACCTTATTCTCGTTCAGCTTGAAGTAGCGATGGAAGTAGTAGAGTATACTATAAGAAAGGCAAAAAAATATGGTAAAAAAGTAGGTCTTTATGCTTCACCGGCCATGAGGATAAGTGAAGATATTATTGATAATGTAGATTTTATCGTTACCAAAAGCAGTGAACTTCATACCGTTTTCGGAGAAGAAAAAAGAGAAGAGATCCTTAAAAAGTACTTTAATAAAGTTTTTGTAAGAGATGATACCAATTCCACGATCTATTTCGATGGGACGGAAATGAAATATTACAGAAATGATAAAGATAAAACCGTTTACAAAATGGGAATGGGAGATGCTTTTACTTCAGGATTCGCTATAGCGCTCTGTCACGGGAACTCCATTGAAGACTGTGTAAAGTTCGGAAATGAGGTTTCTTCAAGAGTTTCCGGAGGTAAAGGTTCGCAGACCGGACTTCCTAGAATGTCGGATTTCTTTTCCTAA